In Asterias rubens chromosome 17, eAstRub1.3, whole genome shotgun sequence, the genomic window TACGTTGGGTtagaataatttgaaaaataattattgttaaaataatcatttaaatattaaaatccTCCCGTGCTTCAAAATAACTtagaataaattaataaaaattaatgcAGAAACTCTACGGGTAGagcttgaaggcactggacactatgggtactcaaaataattgttagcatacagaatttacttcgtaacgagcaatggagagctattgatagtacaacacattgtgagaaacggctccctctgaagtgacgtagttttttgagaaaggggtaatttcttcCCAGAACAGTTTGTGAATACGTCATGAAGCGTTTGattaatctgaaagcacacagttatACATAGTAtgcaacaagtttttatttgtttcattattctcttcgaTGCAACTGCCTTTTAACATCTGTTCCCCAGGCATACCTGAAGCGGCTGCAAAGTTTACAGAACTGGGCAGCTCGCATTATCTTTAAGCTAGATCGTCGTCATGACTCCATTCCTCGTTTTAAATCTCTCCACTGGCTTCCCGTAAAAGAAAGAATTCTCTTCAaagtacttttgtttgtttttaaagccttcCATGACCAGACGCCATTATATATCAAGGATTGCTTTACTTTTCATAACCCATCTCGCCTTAATCTTCGCTCTTATCGAGACCCATTTTTTGCTCACCATTCCTAGGACCCGTAGCAAATCTGGCGATCGCACATTCACTGTTACTGCATCCACAGAATGGAACACCATCCCTTCTTTCATTAAAGCCGCTAAATCCACTGACCAATTCAAAAAACTTCTGAAAACCCATCTCTTACCTGTTTAggcttttctctttttctcatgcttttcaaacattgtgtatgtagcTTGTATGAtaagtttttgtaattgtttaataatattgtgcttttatttttcagtttttgaaaGCGCTGtgtgatatagttttctatggggagcgtttctaaatacctgttattTAATTATTGAGTCCAAAGTtcacattatatttttgtttttgtatgcatactTATATTTGGAATACATCAAAGTAAGAATaatggtatttgacaataaaaataataattcaccAAAGGTGTCGTGCCATTAGTAGTTTTAAAGTTAAGCACACTGCTTTAGTGTAAGAAACGTCGAATAACCATACGACTTAAATTCTGAGTTGAATTCATACAGGGTTTGACTCAGTCACAGTCCAAAGTAGTTACTAATCACACGCGTTATCACTCGAAACATTAATTTGCTCTTAAAGTTCGACACAGTGTCCTTTATTGTAAGAAAGTTGAGAAAACCACTTTAATGCTGAGTTGAACTGATATCTTGAGTTTCAAAGTCCGAAGTAGTTACACATCTTGTCACTCGAAACATCATCTCCGCCAGACTCACCGATCGTTGCGTTGTTAAGTTGGCAGATCTTAGATGCACCTCCTCCCCGCCGGAGATTGAAGGAGCGGCATTGAGGCTCGGCCCAGCAAGCCTCCCCGCACTCGATAAGTCCATTGACTGATACCTTCTTGATCTCGTGACCGTGAACACACCGATGTTGTACGCGACCGTCTGCTGACATCGTGAAGGAGTAGAGCTTGATCCGACGGGGCATCTCACACACAGTGAACCGCGCGTGGTCGCACACAACGTCGCTCTGCCACCTGCCCCCGTTAACCTTAGACAAGAAGACGCAGTTGTTGTGTCTACCCGTGTACTGACTGAAATGTTCGACCCAATACTTAAACGACGAGCCTTGCAGCCGATCGACACATGTCAACTTTAAATTCAAGTCAGTCTTACACCCGATCCAAAGTCCACACGATGTTTCCCCAACGACGCAAGCTTCTCTCTGCATTCGGTGGATGACGTCATTTTCTTCCACAGAGTTCGGCACGGCTAGGAAACTTTGAGGTCGTTGCCCACAAACTCTTGAAGCTTCGTCCCAGACGAGTTTATCCTTTAGCATGATGTAACACGAGTCACGCCAGCTGGTCCATCCGTGAGGGCAGTTTGCCTGGATTGAATGAAGAACGCACAGGAACGCCAAAATGATGGACAGATACATCCGTGGATGCGTGGATGCAAATCTCGTGTGGTGGTGTCTTGCTTCTCACCTTCAAGCTGCGGAACCCCGGTTCGATCTCTcttgttttcagtccctacttgactgcgttGGTTTTTCCAGGAATAATTATCTAGGTTTTCCTCTAAAACTGAagtttcttcatcatcttctcttctcgtttggctctaattagagcTTTAAGACTCAGATCCAAAATGTACATTAAAGGCATAGACGACGAAAATTACCGAATCAGAAAATACCTCTCGTGATGATTATCTTGAAGTGTCCCAAATGAATTTGTCTTCAGACGGAACAGTGCAATAGAAGAGCATTAAGGCTAAGGACTGCAACTTCCACACAGTCTCCCAAAACATCAAGCCAGTATTGACTGAAAACTCACGCACGTCTTTTTTATACCGTTTAATTCGCAGCGCCCGACCTTGACTAATTGACGGAATTGAACCGTACACGAGGATAACTTCTGTTCGAATGAGAGCTCGCAAAATGCGTCACTTACTCAGGGCTAAATACATGAATTGTTGATGTGTCTGCACTATAAATGCCGTTAACCCATCCTTCCATTAGCAAAAATATTCGCCGTATTTTtaagaccttttcgcaaatatccattgcgcaagcgctcactgttgaatgaggtgcatgctggtctagctagcgatcaaacttgatcaaaAGTTTTGATGTTCGAAGCCATACCAACCTCCCCCGCGGCCGATCAATAAAACAAGAATATGTAGGTAGAGGGTCGGCTTAATTTTATAAAGAGCAACCTTCATAAAAAATAGAACAGTTTCTATTAGCCGCAACGTACGATGTGCATAATTTAACAGGACTTAATTATTGACGTGTTAAAAGGGTCGTGTAAAGTTTAGACCTCCGgggaaacaaaaacagtttaaataAACAATGGGGTAGCCATGGTTTTTGGTTTGACAACACGTTTTCTCTTTCCAAAACGAGTCAAGACTTGCATAGCCCCAGTGAGATACATCTCAAGTCTTTTTGTGACTCCTCCTTGCCCCCCTCAGAGCCACAATACACCACTGCATGCAAGTATATTCGTGGGATTCAAATTAACGGTTTGCTCTTTACTGCcataattaaagacagtggacactattggtaattgtcgaagactagccttcacagttggtgtatatcaacataatgcataaaataacaaacctgtgaaaatttgagctcaatcggtcatcgaatttgtgagataataatgaaagaaaaaaacaccattgtcatacgaagttgtgtgctttctgatgcttgatttcgagacctcaaattctgaacttgaggtctcgaaatcaaaatcgtggaaaattacttctttctcaaaaactatgtcacttcagagggagctgtttctcacaatgttttataccatcaaccgctccccattacttgttatcaagaaaggttttatggtaataattattttgggtaattaccaatagtgtccactgcctttattagaGCAATAGAGggggaatttttttatttttttatttttttgggggggggggggggcggtgaaACTGGAGTCCATTTTCAAAATGGTTCAGAGAGACGTGTACTAAATCAGCGAACTCAACAGAATAGATTTACTTGTTAAGTTGTGACCTCACTGCGAGCTTCTGTTTGCGAGCGCACTTCGGTGCTTTGGAGTCTTGCTGTGaaacacaatgtgtttttgGAACACTGTTGGTGCTTTTGTATGCTTTTTTGTGTTTAGTGGTATTTCGGGGACGGAGACCTCGTAGTTGGTAGCAAATTGAACAGCGATTTCTAAAGGAatcttatatttttttatgaatcaaagAAGTGACGACAATAATTGTATAGAATCCCTATTTAAATCCTAGAGGATTCTATGGGCATTCGTCTACAGATATGACTTTTGTTGTAAGGGATTtgttataagtaggatttggaactttgcatggtggaaatacgataaaaaaaaagaaaaaaaaaataggtttgcggtaacaccatgtgataataatctctaaatgagttggggtggttctgacaagaattgttggtttcaactcttcCGTTGaacagaaccaccccaactctttTAGAGATTAATATGGGTGCCGCACTACCTTTAAACACTGCAATACGgtggtgttaaaattgacaccagtGTTGATACCACGGGAGAATCACAAATAACATAATATGCTGTTAAAATAACACCGgtgttaaatgcagtggacactattggtaaattactcaaaataattattggcataaaccctacttggtaacgagtaatggttgatagtataaaacattgtgagaaacggtgtcagatgcaactgtgtccgccatgcaatattgTCCGCTCCGGaaacttttgcatatgcaatcgtgttcgGGGTtttgcaaaaaccgtccggcggacatgtacatgactgtacatgtatgtgcgcgcgtaagcgagcgtgcatgcactgaacctacataGGTAATATgtagcatgaatattcacgtattttatgattgcagcgaatacgcAACGGCCGAACGATTCCTATGTCATTATGTCAAGTCATGTCCCATGTcatgcaaggacggttttgcacgggggcggacacaactgcattatgcagcagcgtccgggcggacacgattgcatatgcactaatgtcctccggatagtattgcatagatgacataattgcatgcgacggctccctctgaagtaacgtagtttttgagaatgaagtaactttccacgaaattgatttcgagaccacaatcTTAAAATtaaggtatcgaaatcaagcatctgaaagcacacaacctcgtgtgacaagggtatttttgctttcattattatctcgcaacttcgacgacggattgagctcaaattttcacaagtttgttattttatgcattatgctgagaagtgagaagactggtctttgacaactaccaatagtgtccagtgtctttaagataacaccaatgtaattgTATCGATACAAATAAGTGTTATTTTAGAACCcatgttgtaaattttgattcTCTATTCGGTATTATAGTATTTGgcaacacccatggtgtcaatttaacGCCCCAGTTTTTTGTGTGCAGAATATCAGGAAATTGATGCGTGAACATGCTGGATCATGGATCCGGAGCATAGCACCATGATCCACCCGTTACCCCATAAGCACAGTGGATTGGACCCAAATGGGTCTAGCTGGAATATGGACCTGTCAACAATTGAtaataaaatgtaaacatgAAGTATAGATAATTTGCTGAATCTGTCACCATAGTCGATTGTGCCGCAGAATGTTTTGAGATTATAAAGGAGGTGGGCTTCATTGTTTTACACTCAGTTTAtgtcaaaaatattgtttgaaattCTCTTACAACCGTACAATCCAAACTGCTTCTGGTGAATTTTTGCAAACCGTGTTCCTGCGTGGAATACATGGATCCACGTTGCCTgtttggatcgggcgagttggtatTATGGagagcgtttgaaaccgtttgttttgaaatgtatatggtAAGAAAGTTGTTTTAACACGAGTAGAATACACGATCCACAACAAAAaatgactcgaaattgcgtgctTTTCCTTATCGTGAActaaccatggagcaataaactagtttattgcttcATGAACTAACATCACATTGAGAAATCAATTAATGTCTCAGTGACTCCacatgaccgaccgtgttagttcacaaattaATAAGgggaaaaaaccaaaacaacaacacagttTCGAGGCAGAATTTGTGTGGttgattatattctacttttaaaacatctttctaaccatacgcattttttttttaaacaaacggCTACAAAGGCTTTtcaccaactcgcccgatccaaggcaacatgtccctttaatctGAAATGGTGTCTTCACAAGGAACTGTGCGTCAAAGGAGAAGAGTACAGAAATATTGCAAGCTGAGAGTTCGCATTTGTACCatattttttaaaagcagcttaATTGAGGATTCAATTGAAGGTGTTCGGCTTTCTGGAGATGATGTCGACATCTGAAGAAGGGCCCTCGGTGTGTCCTGATCTGAGCAAGGTCCACGAGCCTCTTGGAGCTTTGTTTGCACCAGTGAAAGTgagcatcacaaaacataaCTAGACCTTACTTAAAAGTGTTTGTCGACAAATACATAGCCGTTCCctgttgttttgctttgaaaCAGGACCTTATGAAGTGTAGTTTCAGAACTAACACGAGAGATTAAGAGATTAtaggtttcaaatcctacctataGATAATATTGTAGTTTTTGGAATAATTATATTTGACCTGAAAATTTGTCCTTCTCAATTCCTCAAGTGTAGTTTCAGAAACAACATTACCCCATAAAGATGAACACTcttggtgctactgcaaaccccGCATATAcccccaccatgcaaagtttcaaatcctacctagataatatcttttttttgcattgtatTTAACCTGGAGCTGATTtcacaaatcaataaaattcatcgcaagatggcagtggacactattggtaattactaaaaataattattagcataaaaccttacttggtaacaagtaatggggagaggttgataatataaaacattgtgagaagcagctccctctgaagtgacgtagttttcgagaaagaagttattttccacgaatttgatttcgatacctcaagtttagaatttgaggtctcgaaatcaagcatctgaaagcacacaacttggtgtgacaagggtgttttttttgttttattcatctcccaacttcgacgaacaattgaactcaaattttcacaggtttgttattttatgtttagatacaccaagtgggaagactggtctttgacaattaccaatagtgtccattgtcttttagCATCACACCTAACTTGGCAACTATagacgattgatttgcagttaagatcaatcttgaCTCTATGTGAAATAGGTCCATGGatggggtggatttcaaaaagagttaagagtagcttatctcgagttaggatgagttactcgttcGAAGTTAGGATTCGCCCAAAGTTTTTAGTAACTCCTAAAGAGTACTGGGACTAGTtcttatctttgtgaaatcaacccctgaaCTTTTGCTTCTCTCAATTCCTCCTAAAACAGGACCCTGAAGGCTGGAGACAGTTCCGTCTCACGCAGGACCAGGTGGATCGGTTTTGGCAAGATGGCTACCTCACCAACATCCAAGTTCTGTCTAACCAACAATGTGATAAGATACTTCTAGACTACCAGAGACTTGTTGTGAGTGGGTGATTGGTCTCTTGTATTTCAAGAGGTACTCCAAGgtcaaatcaaattaatggCCTGCATAAAGCCACTCTCAGGCATCTGAACGTAcacaaatttgtaatttaatttttctgtaatttatttcttgcaactgtaatgatcaattgagccctaattttcacagatttttttttatgtgtgtaTAAATATGTTggttggatacaccaagcgagaatactctgatctttgacaattaccaaaggtgtccagtattGATTTTACATCTCTGATTTGAAACTCTTTTAAACAGAATGAGGCGGACTCCTTCCCAGGTATTGATATGATGTATGAATTCCACAGCAACCAATCCAAAGATCCAGGAAATGTCCTCCTACATTGTCTCGGTCATTGGAGACTAACGCCAAGCTTCCATGATGTCTGCTTCTTGCCTGCAATCGCCGTAAGTGTTGATAACTAATATTGAAAATTACAATAACCAGTTTTTACATAgggcttttcacacccgaagggcgccTAAAAGCGCTTCCAAAACCCATGATCACttggccttaattcattccttaaaaccatctcagctcccttggaagTATACAGGCTGTGCAACAAGTATGCActactattaaaggaacatgttgccttggatcggtcgaattggtctttgaaaagcgtttgtaatcgtttgttataaaatgcatatggttcgaaagatgttttaacagtagaatacaatgatccacacacatttggcTCGAAATTGcatagttttccttttacgttgcgaactaacacggtcggccatctatggtagtcaacaatttgactcccataagtggccgactgtgtttgtcgacgaggtaaaaggaaaaccacgcaaatttgagtgatacttgtgtggatgattatattctacttttaaactatctttctaatcatatgcattttataacaaacagttacaaacgcttttcaaagaccaactcgaccgatccaaggcaacgtattcctttaagctaaatcaaccacaagaaccatctctgctctcacaagtacccattaacccctgggtggagagaagcaattacagttaagtgtcttgctcaaggacacaagtgacaagactgggatttgaacccacactccgctgaacagaaacaccagagcttgaattcgatgttcttatccactcggccatcacagcccttttgttttgtctctctCCTTCCAGGTGCCAGCATCTCAGCTCCTTGACCCGAAGAAAGAAAGGAAAGTCAGACTGTGGCATGACCAGCTCTTTGCCAAACCTCCACTGCAAGGAGGAAATGTGGCTTGGTAAGAAAGCATTAGCATTattacaatcaatcaatcaatcaatcaatctgacagtcaatcaatcaatctatcagtcaatcaatcaaccaatcactCAAACAAGTAAATCAGGCAAACAATCTGtcagtcagtcatcaaacaagTTGGTCAGTCAAAAAATCAAGTAATAAAATTTCAAATGACTCCTTGAATACTAAGAGGAAAATAATGGCAACTTGAAATGCAAAGAGTTTTACATTCATGTACAGCTGAAACTTTGACAGCATTTATCATGACTgcaattcttttttaaatttcttaaaggcagtggacagtattggtaattgtcaaagactagccttcacagttggtgtatctcaacataagcataaaataatcggtcatcgaacttgcgagataataatgaaagaaaaaaacacccttgtcacacgaagttgtgtgcgtttagaagttctaaatctgaggtctcgaaatcaaattcgtggaatattacgtctttctcgaaaactatggcacttcagagggagccgtttctcacaatgttttataccatcaacctctcccctatTACTTgccaccaagtaaggttttctgccaattattattttgagtaattaccaatagtgtccactgcctttaactaaatcTCCAGGCATCAAGATTTTTCCTACTGGACTAGGACTACACCCATGGCGCATCTGACCGTCCACATGGCTCTTGATTCACAGACGCTGGACAATGGTGGCCTACATTACATCCCAGGATCTCACAGGTAAATGAAGGCTGAAGCAAAGGTCCCTTTAGACACCTAAGCAAACACTGTGAGAAAGTGGCTGTGATACCTTTTGTACCATCATGAGAAtgctgggatttgaaccagggacctccgactcctATCTCACCACAAAAGTCCACCACTTGACCAACTCGATCAGTTAAGAAATCCTGTGGAAAATCCTACTGATGAATTTCCGTCACCCATCAGGTTTTCGAAATATAAGTTGTAATAAGAAATTTGAAAACCCcagccaggatttgaacctgggaCCTCTGAATCCAAACAAATGGTTCTACCACTGGACTGCCTCGTTCAGTTAAAAAATCCTGGAagaaatcctactgataaatttccatCCCCCATcagttttcaaataaaatgaagaaCTCATTTGGGCTTTTCAGGTGGACAAGGCATGGGGGACCTCTCCCAGTTACAGATTTTGACTTCAAAGATATGGAATCCATACAGGCAAGTAATCATCCAATCTCATTTCCTCTGGGCCAAtaacacccatttcagacaggtGCGCCAGAGTTgtgccaaaccaaatagattaggagcgactctaggtcaacccaaatattgtttgtgtttcagacaggcgaacttaacataacatttaggTTTGGCTTACATGTATGACAAAAacaacgtctgaaaccaagacaCTCCATAGACGTTCCGAACGAAAggtcgatctttcgacttctagggCATCCTGAAATGTTTCAGCCGTCAAACTGTTCATGTACTTAATTAAGAATTTGGTTCGGCACGACTCTGATTAGGGTATTCTTCCacaaggagaaaataccttggtgcccctgccggCCCTCTCAAAAAACGAAACATacaaaccgctcggccatgacaccctgaACATCTTgtctcatttgtttgtttttagacaATCTTGACTGATGAAGAGAAAGCCAACTTCAAACCAGTTCATGCCAATCTGAAGAAAGGAGAGGCGAGCATCCATCATCCTCTAACAGTACATGGTTCCTGGGCCAACAGGTCTGTACTCTTTCCCTAATTGATCAAGATTCACCCGCAATGCGCCCTCTATACATCACAGCCACATTGGTCCCTTGTATTTATCCGCaaagataaagacaggtatttgcttttcagaaccagtgatttcattggatacaatgatttcatggGATAAACATGCTGTGTTGTAAGTTTTCCATActgcgttttgattggtccaaggtgatgTTGGTGCAGCTGACGAACAttacctcggaccaatcaaaacacagttATGGAAAGTTTACTTTCGGTCGCCTCCATACAGTGTGCACTATTACGTACAGTGTACTTGCCTATAATGGTGTTATGTAtcatgaatgtaggtgaaaggtgattatggttGGGGATTGACGTATATGTATAGGCTCAATGGCAGCTCTTTGgcaattcacgagcctcgaagtgtgacgtcagatgttcaggctacctgTTGATCACCAAACTTCTCTTTGTTAATCTTCcattatgcaaagtttcaaatcctagttATTGACTCATTTCACCTCACGTCATCAtcaaaaaaatcttgaatgcgccatactggtgggcaatttcactgtgcgtttttatatgtAACTGTATAGATGCtatgcgttatgcagtgaagtgcatttaggcgacgcggcgttcaTACACGTAaccctaactgcccaccaacatggtgagtgtGGCATCAGTCGTCGCAtgtgatgcgcgtgcaaggggtcaatacaatGACAGGCAACTGTATTGAGATTGAAATTTCACTTCTCCTGCTGTTTCGCCCTGCTTTACCCGTAGGTCTGAGTTTTCTCGACGTGCCTGTGTAGTGAACTACATCGCGGACGGAGTATGTAGCAACAGTGAGGAGCCTCTCTTGCAAGGAACTACCAAGTTTAAAAAGGTAAGACTAAAGCCCTGTTCTTACTTCCTGCTAATGAAGGGTtctccattaaaggcagtgggcactattggtaattgttaaagaccagtattctcacttttgggttcgaatcctaccaagctaactgctgatttcacaatgactagactAAGTTTTGTCGTCTAGTAGGGCCCTAATTGAATCACAAGTTCTTgatttgtctgtttttcttAATCGTAGACGCTAAACTAATGTTTGTAcaagagagattggctgttgctagTTTGGCGTTTAACAtctccttgtgggagtttgccgagttctctTGACAGGaatatcatttaaaatattCCTTTCTTTCTTCCTTTGTTTCTTCCCTCGTACAGGGTGACAAGATGGAGGGGCAGTTCCACCCACTGGTTTATGACCCAGCCTGGTCAAGGTCTTGAGATGGGGGTCTGGTGTGGtttgatgttcctttaaagggaaggtacacgtttagtaattactcaatacaaataataacttgaaaactgacttggtaacaagcattggagagctgctgatagtataaaacgttgtgggaaatgactccctctgaagtatcgtagtttttgagaaagaggttatttctcactaaaataataaaagacttctagctagaagtcttttattcctatctgaaagcacacaaatacgtCCAATCAgcctggtgttttttctttcatcattttctcgaaacttcgatgaccgattgagcccaatttttcacaggcttgttattttatgcgtatgatgggatacacaaagtgaaaagactggtctatgacaattaccaaaggtgtaccttccctttaatcgtAAAGGAATCTCAAATCAACAGCCTCAATAATCGAATAAAGAGTTGACTTTTGAGAGTTCATGTTTtcatttgattgatttattcaACTGATGGATGATAGTTGACATATACATTGAGTTAATTCTGCAGTCTGCATTTTGAGGTATTTAAatcttcattcataaataccccagacagtttcgctactcctattggtggagagcgagtcacatgggggtgtttaaaaggttgataatgaccagctggagctgtttataaccgtcTGGCTTCAGCGTGTCGAGCGCCCAAGCTAGAGTATGCCAATATTATCACggggaacgcaattcatagctataacGAACAGCGCAGAATCTAAGCCTGCGCGCGCGCGTCCACACAACCCaggcgcatcaaacagattcttcacaaagtttttgaacaaatatttcaaacctcaaattttaattgtcaaagtgtTAATAATTGTAGTTTTTTGAAATGGGAATAA contains:
- the LOC117301723 gene encoding phytanoyl-CoA dioxygenase, peroxisomal-like, encoding MSTSEEGPSVCPDLSKVHEPLGALFAPVKDPEGWRQFRLTQDQVDRFWQDGYLTNIQVLSNQQCDKILLDYQRLVNEADSFPGIDMMYEFHSNQSKDPGNVLLHCLGHWRLTPSFHDVCFLPAIAVPASQLLDPKKERKVRLWHDQLFAKPPLQGGNVAWHQDFSYWTRTTPMAHLTVHMALDSQTLDNGGLHYIPGSHRWTRHGGPLPVTDFDFKDMESIQTILTDEEKANFKPVHANLKKGEASIHHPLTVHGSWANRSEFSRRACVVNYIADGVCSNSEEPLLQGTTKFKKGDKMEGQFHPLVYDPAWSRS